Proteins encoded in a region of the Deltaproteobacteria bacterium genome:
- a CDS encoding response regulator has translation MLVASLEPIARLLAERQALPGALLKRAQSESPTKSAFLDAVLELGVPETDLVSMMSEQLGIPGVDLARTAIDLSILDSVPRPVAESDIVLPLSIEGGRLHVAVSAGADNYDVLEELRFITGQEVSPYAALPGSLTQAIAAAYDAKDQNERFWRGASVRAEAPATFAVILPEIRRGAAGAAPPDAALESVEELEELEELREPEVELEVGNGEDEEVLDAVEVRAGPPRILAVDDDFDILRMLDRTLKSAGYVVELARDGREAEEKLNSEKYDLILLDAMLPHVHGFEICARLKASVRTRSTPVILVSAVYRGWRYAHDARETFGADDYLEKPFHLPELLRRVEERLSGGANSAASSAKGDKLYQEGIDLLEQKKPAEARAVLEKAIKEEPFSPRAHFALARAMHDQGELFHAITAYERAVELRPNLFQALRALAGLYEQKGFRRKAAEALERAVHTAPDPQTRDAMRQRLLRLL, from the coding sequence ATGCTCGTGGCATCGCTGGAGCCCATCGCTCGCCTGCTCGCGGAGCGCCAGGCGCTGCCGGGAGCGCTCCTCAAACGCGCACAGAGCGAGTCGCCCACGAAGTCGGCGTTCCTCGATGCGGTACTGGAGCTCGGGGTTCCGGAAACGGACCTGGTCTCGATGATGTCGGAGCAGCTCGGGATTCCCGGCGTCGATCTGGCCCGGACGGCGATCGACCTTTCGATCCTCGACTCGGTGCCGAGACCGGTGGCGGAGTCGGACATCGTCCTGCCCCTTTCCATCGAGGGGGGCCGGCTTCACGTCGCCGTCAGCGCCGGGGCCGACAACTACGACGTGCTGGAGGAGCTGCGGTTCATCACCGGGCAGGAAGTCTCTCCCTATGCGGCGCTGCCGGGCTCTCTCACCCAGGCGATCGCCGCGGCGTATGACGCCAAGGACCAGAACGAACGGTTCTGGCGTGGGGCGAGCGTCCGCGCCGAGGCGCCGGCGACGTTCGCGGTCATCCTGCCGGAGATCCGCCGCGGTGCTGCCGGGGCCGCGCCACCCGACGCGGCCCTCGAGTCCGTCGAGGAGCTCGAGGAGCTGGAAGAGCTGCGGGAGCCCGAGGTCGAGCTCGAGGTGGGGAACGGCGAGGACGAGGAGGTCCTCGATGCCGTCGAGGTTCGCGCCGGTCCGCCCCGGATCCTCGCGGTGGACGACGATTTCGACATCCTCCGCATGCTGGATCGGACGCTCAAGTCCGCCGGGTACGTCGTCGAGCTGGCGCGCGACGGGCGCGAGGCCGAGGAGAAGCTGAACAGCGAGAAGTACGACTTGATCCTGCTCGACGCAATGCTCCCCCACGTGCATGGGTTCGAGATCTGCGCCCGGCTCAAGGCCAGCGTGCGAACGCGATCCACCCCCGTCATCCTGGTCAGCGCGGTCTACCGCGGCTGGCGCTACGCGCACGACGCGCGCGAGACGTTCGGCGCGGACGATTACCTGGAGAAACCCTTCCACCTTCCCGAGCTGCTCCGGCGGGTCGAGGAGCGGCTTTCGGGCGGCGCGAACTCCGCGGCCTCGAGCGCGAAAGGAGACAAGCTGTACCAGGAAGGCATCGATCTCCTCGAGCAGAAGAAGCCCGCCGAAGCGCGGGCTGTGCTGGAGAAGGCGATCAAGGAGGAGCCTTTCTCGCCGCGCGCGCATTTTGCGCTCGCCCGCGCCATGCACGACCAAGGGGAGCTATTCCACGCCATCACGGCCTACGAGCGCGCCGTGGAGCTGCGGCCGAATCTCTTCCAGGCCCTGCGCGCCCTCGCCGGCCTCTACGAGCAGAAGGGCTTTCGGCGCAAGGCGGCGGAAGCGCTGGAGCGCGCCGTCCACACTGCTCCCGACCCGCAGACGAGAGACGCGATGCGGCAGCGGCTGCTGCGGCTGCTTTGA